From a single Methylacidiphilum kamchatkense Kam1 genomic region:
- a CDS encoding polysulfide reductase NrfD family protein, with protein MISKFGPEKNLSEEKKALLLEQLERPPLVLNKRNYGWLTEAICSIVEKPAKLEWWIAFILSFLLSLLLPLTIVYFISTGLGVWGLNSPVFWGLAILNFVFWIEIGHAGTLISAILLLTRQKWRNSVNRAAEAMTIFSVLCAAVFPLFHIGRQWMFWYLVPVPESYAVWQNFRAALLWDEFAVGTYFTVSCLFWYFGLIPDIAVLRDRAEKGWKKRLYHILCWGWSGSAAEWHNYELGYLCLGGIATILVVSVASVVSTDFATTILPGWHETIFPPDFITGAIFSGFAMIATLLIPLRALYPQLKDVITPKHIDNMARIMLATGSMVGYSYIIELFVAWYSANVYEKYLFLNRIFGPYAVAYFLMFGFNVFLPQLFWWKK; from the coding sequence ATGATAAGCAAATTTGGGCCAGAGAAGAACCTTTCTGAAGAAAAAAAAGCGTTGTTGCTCGAGCAATTAGAGAGGCCTCCTCTTGTACTGAACAAGAGGAACTACGGCTGGTTAACCGAAGCGATCTGTTCTATTGTCGAAAAGCCAGCGAAATTAGAATGGTGGATTGCTTTTATACTTTCTTTTCTTCTTTCGCTGTTGCTTCCACTAACAATTGTTTATTTTATCAGTACAGGACTTGGAGTATGGGGACTGAATAGTCCTGTATTCTGGGGGCTAGCGATTCTGAATTTTGTTTTTTGGATTGAAATTGGTCATGCGGGCACTCTGATTTCAGCCATCCTTCTTCTTACTAGACAAAAGTGGAGAAACTCTGTGAACAGAGCGGCTGAAGCCATGACGATTTTTTCTGTTCTCTGTGCAGCGGTCTTCCCTCTGTTTCATATTGGTAGGCAGTGGATGTTTTGGTATTTGGTTCCTGTTCCAGAGTCATATGCGGTATGGCAAAATTTTAGAGCGGCATTACTCTGGGATGAATTTGCTGTGGGCACCTATTTTACGGTTTCCTGTTTGTTCTGGTATTTCGGATTGATCCCGGATATTGCTGTTTTAAGAGATAGAGCCGAGAAAGGTTGGAAAAAACGGCTTTATCATATTCTTTGTTGGGGATGGAGCGGTTCGGCTGCTGAATGGCACAACTATGAACTTGGTTATCTTTGTTTAGGTGGCATTGCCACGATTTTAGTCGTTTCGGTAGCTTCCGTCGTCTCTACTGATTTTGCGACAACGATTTTACCAGGATGGCATGAAACGATTTTTCCTCCTGATTTTATTACGGGTGCGATTTTTAGTGGTTTTGCAATGATCGCCACTTTATTGATTCCTTTACGAGCCTTATACCCGCAGCTCAAAGATGTGATCACTCCAAAACATATCGATAATATGGCTAGAATCATGCTGGCCACGGGTTCCATGGTAGGCTATTCCTATATCATTGAGCTATTTGTAGCCTGGTATAGTGCTAATGTTTACGAAAAGTATTTGTTTTTGAATCGTATTTTTGGTCCCTATGCTGTCGCCTATTTTTTAATGTTCGGTTTTAATGTTTTCTTGCCTCAACTCTTTTGGTGGAAAAAATAA
- a CDS encoding c-type cytochrome: MTENEKNPQETVTPQPALGEESNRKIPSWFWLLSIIILLVVLYILVFETGGWRSTVFDASSLFWGYVPKEKPKEKVLQKTQPVTADPMAIGQEQYQAMCAACHQPSGMGMAGQYPPLANSEYVIGSKARLAAILLNGLSGELKINGQNYNGVMPGWKTALNDEKLAAIMTYIRNSWGNHGDKVEASEVKQFREKYGKKEGAWKTSELSTLGE; this comes from the coding sequence ATGACAGAAAACGAAAAGAATCCACAAGAGACCGTGACACCGCAACCTGCTCTAGGGGAAGAATCGAATAGAAAAATACCTAGTTGGTTTTGGCTCCTATCCATTATTATTTTATTAGTGGTATTGTATATCTTGGTATTTGAAACAGGGGGATGGCGTTCGACTGTCTTCGATGCCTCTAGCCTATTTTGGGGATATGTACCAAAAGAAAAACCAAAAGAGAAGGTTTTGCAAAAGACTCAACCTGTTACTGCTGATCCTATGGCCATTGGGCAGGAGCAGTACCAAGCCATGTGTGCAGCCTGTCATCAGCCAAGTGGTATGGGTATGGCTGGGCAATATCCTCCGCTGGCAAATTCGGAGTATGTCATTGGGAGTAAGGCAAGATTGGCGGCCATATTGTTAAACGGTCTTTCTGGAGAGCTTAAGATCAATGGACAGAATTATAATGGGGTAATGCCAGGATGGAAAACTGCCTTAAACGATGAAAAGCTTGCCGCCATTATGACGTATATTCGCAATTCTTGGGGCAATCATGGAGATAAGGTGGAGGCCAGTGAAGTCAAACAGTTCAGAGAAAAATATGGGAAAAAAGAGGGAGCGTGGAAGACAAGTGAGTTATCCACCCTTGGAGAATAG
- a CDS encoding cytochrome c oxidase subunit 3 yields the protein MEIPYTVTARPDTGLYNAKVGIWLFLASEVMLFGGLFSAYIFLRLGATHWPHHILNVPMGLFNTMVLISSSITMVMAWSSLKMRQFSSYRKWLGITLFCGVLFLSVKSVEYKDKFHHYGIILNSGQEITGHLAMTEEEAIHSDVLKIKPDPENAGDFLFQLKSIFSKPEGEEKVLEIPKKEIRWWSNFVPKYNTYLATYFTMTGIHALHILGGLLVLGYFWGPGAALYRTNPEHLANRVEVAGLFWHFVDLVWIFLFPTLYLF from the coding sequence ATGGAGATCCCTTATACAGTGACTGCAAGACCGGATACCGGTCTTTATAATGCAAAGGTCGGTATTTGGTTGTTTTTAGCTTCTGAGGTTATGCTTTTTGGAGGCCTTTTTTCAGCCTATATTTTTCTTCGGCTAGGTGCTACCCATTGGCCGCATCACATCCTTAATGTTCCAATGGGGCTCTTTAATACCATGGTGCTTATTAGTTCGAGTATCACCATGGTTATGGCATGGAGTTCCTTAAAGATGCGGCAATTTTCTAGTTATAGAAAATGGCTCGGGATCACTCTTTTTTGTGGGGTGTTGTTTCTCAGCGTTAAATCTGTTGAATATAAAGATAAGTTCCATCATTACGGAATCATCTTGAATAGTGGACAGGAAATTACAGGCCATTTGGCAATGACAGAAGAGGAAGCCATCCATTCCGATGTATTAAAAATTAAGCCTGATCCTGAAAATGCCGGAGATTTTCTTTTTCAATTAAAATCCATTTTTTCTAAACCTGAGGGAGAAGAAAAAGTCCTAGAGATCCCTAAAAAGGAAATTCGCTGGTGGTCTAATTTCGTTCCAAAGTATAACACTTATCTGGCCACCTATTTTACGATGACTGGGATTCATGCGCTTCATATTTTAGGCGGTTTACTAGTCTTGGGTTATTTTTGGGGACCAGGAGCAGCCTTATATAGAACAAATCCAGAACATTTAGCCAATAGGGTCGAAGTAGCAGGGCTTTTCTGGCATTTTGTCGATCTAGTGTGGATCTTTCTTTTCCCAACACTCTACCTGTTTTAA
- a CDS encoding cbb3-type cytochrome c oxidase subunit II, which produces MEVGQQVYGANGCSGCHTQVVRPANMGSDIARGWGSRRTFPVDYYHETNPFLGIVRIGPDLSNIGKRKKDTSWFYILLYEPNQIFPGTIMPPYKYLFRKVRAEGKRNPEALPPELDRTLPKGMQIMPSPEAVALVAYLLSLDRSYPTQPKKQ; this is translated from the coding sequence GTGGAAGTTGGACAGCAAGTATACGGAGCTAATGGCTGTTCAGGCTGTCATACGCAGGTAGTCAGACCAGCCAATATGGGATCGGATATTGCCAGAGGATGGGGAAGCCGAAGAACCTTCCCAGTGGATTATTATCATGAGACCAATCCTTTTCTAGGGATTGTGAGAATAGGACCAGATCTTTCTAATATTGGTAAGAGGAAAAAAGATACAAGCTGGTTTTATATCCTTTTATATGAGCCCAATCAAATATTTCCTGGAACGATTATGCCGCCTTACAAATATCTTTTTCGTAAAGTCAGAGCGGAAGGAAAAAGGAATCCGGAAGCTCTACCCCCAGAACTTGATAGAACCCTTCCCAAAGGCATGCAAATCATGCCCTCACCGGAAGCTGTAGCTCTGGTAGCATATCTGCTTTCTCTAGATAGATCGTATCCTACCCAACCCAAAAAGCAATGA
- a CDS encoding cbb3-type cytochrome c oxidase subunit I — MSNPMVESQEWMESGVSRPVSLDRSFFIPVIFTLFAAFFWLLVSMGFALLGAGKIVIPSLLGSWGWLTFGRIGLASFLVFSYGWGMNGGLAYALYLIGKNAQEPFKGSGYFLCSALFWNLAIFIGMMAVLIGDIPSLSWAGWPDFVLFLLLLNYSLMNYWIVKKLIVSGNFLRNLSHSYLLIALLWFPWAVGSLFVFFHWLVIRGVSFASMEWWFNEGFLHLWLAPVGLSMLYDYVEGRNDQRSSSFLGWLGLILFFICSNFASASHLVGAPFPLWIVGLGIAARLLLILGAVAIGIDLLQRLKKRIQTSKQNIFSRYFLIAFYCFLIAIIGDGLIALPPISRLVHFSFVEIAFLVLFIYGFYSFVLIGMAHYLYSNYFRKPWLSETFLKITFWTNMYGISFLFVFLCLGGIIQSVELENAELPFSQVIESVLPYLRGAGMSATLILFSQLTYCFLLLLMSLMPVEKEGIEKNEKNLSRSI; from the coding sequence ATGAGCAATCCAATGGTAGAATCTCAGGAGTGGATGGAGAGTGGAGTCTCTAGACCAGTCTCTCTCGACAGATCCTTTTTCATTCCTGTGATATTTACGCTTTTTGCCGCCTTTTTTTGGCTTTTGGTATCTATGGGATTTGCTCTTCTGGGTGCCGGCAAAATAGTAATTCCAAGCCTGCTTGGATCGTGGGGATGGTTAACTTTCGGTAGGATCGGATTGGCTTCTTTTCTTGTATTTTCTTACGGTTGGGGAATGAACGGTGGGCTAGCCTATGCGCTTTATCTCATAGGAAAGAATGCTCAGGAGCCCTTTAAGGGCAGCGGCTATTTTCTTTGCTCTGCTCTTTTTTGGAATCTAGCCATTTTTATTGGTATGATGGCTGTTCTCATTGGGGATATTCCTTCTCTATCCTGGGCGGGCTGGCCTGATTTTGTCTTATTTCTGCTTCTTTTGAACTATTCCTTAATGAATTATTGGATTGTAAAGAAATTGATTGTTAGTGGGAATTTTTTGAGAAACCTTTCCCATAGCTATCTTCTAATAGCTTTATTGTGGTTCCCATGGGCAGTTGGCAGTCTTTTTGTCTTTTTCCACTGGTTAGTTATTCGAGGTGTTTCTTTTGCAAGTATGGAATGGTGGTTTAATGAAGGGTTTTTGCATCTTTGGCTGGCCCCTGTTGGTTTGTCCATGCTCTATGATTATGTGGAAGGGAGGAACGATCAACGATCTTCGAGTTTTCTTGGCTGGTTGGGCTTAATCCTATTTTTTATATGTTCTAATTTTGCAAGTGCTTCTCACCTGGTTGGGGCTCCTTTCCCTCTTTGGATCGTAGGTCTTGGTATTGCAGCTCGCCTCTTACTCATCCTGGGAGCCGTTGCCATTGGAATCGATCTATTGCAAAGGCTTAAAAAAAGAATACAAACCAGTAAGCAGAACATCTTCTCAAGATATTTTTTGATTGCCTTCTATTGTTTTTTGATTGCAATTATTGGGGATGGATTGATTGCTTTGCCACCCATTAGCCGGCTTGTTCATTTTAGTTTTGTAGAAATTGCTTTTCTTGTCCTTTTTATCTATGGCTTTTATTCTTTTGTTCTCATAGGGATGGCGCATTATCTCTATTCAAATTATTTTAGAAAACCGTGGCTATCGGAGACCTTTTTAAAGATCACATTTTGGACAAATATGTATGGGATAAGCTTTCTTTTTGTATTTTTGTGTCTGGGAGGGATCATCCAGAGCGTGGAATTGGAAAATGCTGAGCTTCCTTTCTCTCAAGTAATAGAATCTGTTTTGCCCTATCTGAGAGGAGCTGGCATGTCTGCTACTCTGATACTCTTCTCCCAGCTTACCTATTGTTTTCTTTTGCTACTCATGTCCCTAATGCCAGTAGAGAAGGAGGGAATCGAAAAGAATGAAAAAAATTTATCGAGATCTATCTAA
- a CDS encoding 4Fe-4S dicluster domain-containing protein encodes MDAMKEEGKMNRRTFLKTVSAAAMATGSIAATGCRRPEAFLVPYTNSPEWIIPGKALFYATSRPTRNGAEPILVESHEGRPTHIHPNPYFSDYGVSTQTQASILDLYDPDRDGRITRNGEVVSKKDFIEFFKSQVQQWIDRKGAGVAILSFPVISPTFDRLKTEFLEKCPHATFAFYDPVGNENRKEAIKRFYGVSLSPVFQWDKADVILSVGCDFCSAEEGVEAIRGFVKSRKLKESSSSMNRLYVVENRMTVTGAMADHRQALKVSDYELFLLTLCYFLAQEKGFENLKPAIASFSIPADWSAELISWIKVLANDLATANAPLVVISRMAPVSQQLLVLAINEAFGVRKAVRLIPQLESEGASFLELCEMIKKEEIKDLLIIGANPVYNAPGDSHWPELQRSLPSVIHFGLLNDETAAYANWHIPLSHYLECWGDSKTSSGLYVSQQPLIEPLFGSIGLLELFAFMNGTWEALEESEPTPPSMLAQPPVAGAPPFIPLPLGLRLVRDTFFKLFPAADSDKDLVWRKLLHDGFYKESSPPFVNAVPKWEEWSKSVEHLKVQRINKEQLELVFYPCPKVDEGSLANNGWLQELPDTVTKLCWDNALLMSPNTAKRYGIFARKADSRKAEIVRIVSGGKWIEVATLVVPGHADNSLSLALGYGRKKELRVAAGVGFNAYPLTKTEHFWWVDDCSIQKTNRFYDLAKSQEHQLMHGRPLVKIASLEYFRKHPDFISEQGTEEIPEVSIYENPYSGQKEKGPAYKGGVWGGPYQWGMVIDLGSCVGCNACVVACQSENNIPIVGKGQVMRGRIMQWIRIDNYYQGSDENLQMFFEPMLCQQCENAPCEAVCPVYATVHSKDGLNVMVYNRCIGTRACAANCPYKVRRFNFFDYNKRDVLKKKKIGPFEIENLYLGPFGDLGSPLTIQLQRNPNVTVRMRGVMEKCTFCVQRIEEAKITALAKSKGTEPKTIPTDSVKTACQQACPAGAIIFGNLMDQQSTVSKWKKNERAYRILQELNTRPRITYLARINNPNPSIAPQTQFEGKKEN; translated from the coding sequence ATGGATGCGATGAAAGAAGAAGGGAAGATGAACCGCAGGACTTTTTTGAAGACTGTGTCGGCGGCGGCTATGGCGACTGGATCAATAGCAGCGACTGGATGCCGACGTCCAGAGGCATTTCTAGTGCCCTATACTAATAGCCCTGAATGGATTATACCAGGAAAAGCTTTGTTTTATGCTACTTCAAGACCGACTCGAAACGGTGCCGAGCCCATCCTTGTAGAATCTCACGAGGGAAGGCCTACCCATATCCATCCTAACCCTTATTTTTCTGATTACGGAGTCTCTACGCAAACGCAAGCTTCTATCCTAGATCTCTACGATCCGGATAGGGACGGGCGTATTACCCGAAATGGAGAGGTGGTATCCAAAAAAGACTTTATCGAATTTTTTAAATCTCAAGTGCAACAATGGATTGATAGGAAAGGGGCAGGGGTAGCGATACTTTCTTTTCCTGTGATTTCTCCTACGTTTGATCGGCTAAAAACGGAGTTTTTGGAAAAATGTCCTCATGCGACTTTTGCCTTTTATGATCCAGTGGGTAATGAGAACAGAAAAGAGGCTATCAAGCGATTTTATGGAGTTTCCTTAAGCCCTGTTTTCCAATGGGACAAGGCCGATGTCATTCTTTCTGTAGGATGCGATTTCTGTTCAGCTGAAGAGGGGGTAGAAGCCATCCGTGGTTTTGTGAAGTCAAGAAAACTAAAAGAAAGCTCCAGTTCGATGAATCGACTTTATGTAGTCGAAAATCGGATGACGGTGACTGGGGCGATGGCCGATCATCGGCAGGCTCTAAAAGTCTCTGATTATGAGCTATTTTTGTTGACCTTATGTTACTTCTTGGCCCAAGAAAAAGGCTTTGAAAATTTAAAGCCTGCCATTGCTTCCTTTAGCATTCCAGCAGACTGGAGTGCGGAGCTGATCAGTTGGATAAAAGTATTGGCTAATGATTTGGCCACTGCAAACGCGCCACTGGTAGTGATTAGCCGGATGGCTCCAGTATCGCAGCAGCTATTGGTTCTTGCCATCAACGAAGCCTTTGGAGTAAGAAAGGCAGTGCGGTTGATCCCCCAGCTAGAATCCGAAGGCGCTAGCTTTCTAGAACTCTGTGAAATGATTAAAAAAGAAGAAATCAAAGATCTTCTTATCATTGGGGCTAACCCAGTGTATAATGCTCCGGGAGATAGCCATTGGCCTGAATTACAGCGCAGCCTTCCTTCTGTTATTCATTTTGGGCTATTAAACGATGAGACAGCTGCCTATGCGAATTGGCATATTCCTCTAAGTCATTACCTAGAATGCTGGGGAGATTCGAAAACCTCCAGCGGACTCTATGTTAGTCAACAGCCTCTGATCGAACCACTTTTTGGATCTATTGGGTTGTTGGAACTTTTTGCTTTTATGAACGGGACGTGGGAGGCTTTGGAAGAGTCTGAACCAACTCCTCCCTCTATGTTGGCTCAGCCGCCAGTGGCAGGAGCCCCTCCCTTTATTCCTCTGCCTCTTGGATTGCGTTTAGTCCGAGATACTTTTTTCAAACTTTTCCCTGCCGCAGACTCTGATAAGGATCTTGTTTGGAGAAAACTATTGCACGATGGATTTTACAAAGAGTCTTCGCCTCCATTTGTCAATGCTGTTCCAAAGTGGGAAGAATGGAGCAAGAGTGTCGAACATCTTAAGGTTCAGAGAATCAACAAAGAGCAATTGGAACTTGTTTTCTATCCTTGTCCTAAAGTCGATGAAGGCAGTTTGGCTAATAATGGCTGGCTGCAAGAATTGCCTGATACCGTGACCAAGCTCTGCTGGGACAACGCTCTGTTAATGAGTCCTAATACGGCTAAGCGGTATGGCATTTTTGCTCGAAAAGCGGATTCGAGAAAGGCAGAAATCGTACGCATTGTCTCTGGGGGAAAATGGATTGAGGTGGCTACCTTAGTCGTTCCTGGTCATGCTGACAATTCCTTATCTTTAGCCCTTGGATATGGTCGTAAAAAAGAATTAAGAGTGGCCGCAGGGGTGGGTTTTAATGCTTATCCACTTACCAAAACGGAACACTTTTGGTGGGTTGATGACTGTTCAATCCAAAAAACAAATCGTTTTTATGATTTGGCTAAATCTCAAGAACATCAATTGATGCATGGAAGACCGCTAGTCAAGATAGCTTCCCTTGAGTATTTCCGAAAGCATCCCGATTTTATTTCAGAGCAGGGGACTGAAGAGATCCCAGAAGTCTCCATTTATGAAAATCCTTATTCTGGTCAGAAAGAAAAAGGCCCCGCCTATAAGGGAGGGGTTTGGGGAGGGCCCTATCAATGGGGCATGGTCATTGATTTGGGAAGCTGTGTGGGATGTAATGCTTGCGTTGTGGCCTGTCAGAGCGAAAACAATATTCCGATTGTAGGTAAAGGGCAAGTGATGCGCGGTCGGATTATGCAGTGGATTAGGATAGATAATTATTATCAGGGGAGCGATGAAAATCTGCAGATGTTTTTCGAACCTATGCTTTGCCAGCAATGTGAAAATGCTCCCTGCGAGGCGGTCTGCCCAGTCTATGCAACAGTCCATAGTAAAGATGGGTTGAATGTGATGGTTTATAACCGTTGTATTGGCACACGAGCCTGTGCAGCTAACTGCCCTTATAAGGTCAGGCGATTTAATTTTTTTGATTACAATAAAAGAGATGTGTTGAAGAAAAAGAAGATTGGGCCCTTTGAAATAGAAAATTTGTATTTGGGTCCTTTTGGTGATCTGGGTTCTCCTTTGACCATTCAGCTACAGAGAAATCCTAATGTCACCGTAAGGATGCGGGGAGTCATGGAGAAGTGCACTTTTTGTGTCCAACGGATTGAAGAGGCAAAAATAACGGCGCTGGCAAAGTCCAAAGGCACAGAGCCTAAAACGATCCCTACCGATTCTGTGAAAACGGCTTGTCAGCAGGCTTGCCCAGCTGGAGCTATCATATTTGGGAATCTGATGGATCAACAGAGCACGGTCTCTAAATGGAAAAAGAATGAGCGAGCGTATCGTATTTTGCAAGAGCTGAATACTAGACCTAGGATCACTTATTTGGCAAGGATCAACAATCCAAATCCTTCGATTGCTCCTCAAACCCAATTCGAAGGTAAAAAAGAGAACTAG
- a CDS encoding cytochrome c oxidase subunit I, whose amino-acid sequence MDSEMSMTSQAAHGHHEGHEEISWIRKYVFSTDHKMIGYQYMVTSLFVALFAFFLMVLMRWQLSFPGKPIPIFGPILEKLLGSSMAPGGVMTPQLYNSFGAMHGTMMIFMALVPALFAGFGNFVVPLQIGAPDMAFPRLNMASFWLFFVGVLIMMVSFFVPGGAAKSGWTSYTPLADFADMGPGFHPIFNGQTLWLIGMAFNITGSLLGSVNIITTIIQLRTKGLSWMRLPVFVWSELVTAFLLLLAFPPLESAAIMQLMDRLFGTSFFSPEGLIINGKHADISGGGSSILWQHLFWFLGHPEVYVQILPTMGIVGEIFANNTRKPLWSYKVFVYSLLAIGFLSMIVWAHHMYMTGMGQAVTSFFQIFTTIISIPSVLLGTVLLLSLWGASIRFNVPMLFALAWLPMFGIGGLTGLPLGWTASDVVLHDTYYVIGHFHYMMAPASLLALFAGIYYWFPKATGRYMNEFLGKIHFWPTFIFFNGIFFPMLVQGFAGVHRRWYDGGAGWQMAQNVLWLNQVMSFSAWALAIAQIPFIINFFWSLFAGKKVTDDNPWQATTLEWATPTPPGHGNFLHPVAVYRDPYEYSVPGYKQDYLPQWEPDERLSKEGKLSQVPF is encoded by the coding sequence ATGGATTCTGAAATGTCTATGACTTCTCAGGCAGCACATGGTCATCATGAAGGCCATGAAGAAATCTCTTGGATAAGGAAGTATGTTTTTTCTACCGATCATAAAATGATCGGTTACCAATACATGGTGACCTCTCTGTTTGTCGCCCTTTTTGCCTTTTTCTTGATGGTGTTGATGCGCTGGCAACTTTCTTTTCCTGGAAAACCGATTCCTATTTTTGGGCCTATTCTTGAAAAATTGTTAGGCTCATCAATGGCTCCAGGTGGGGTGATGACACCTCAGTTGTATAACTCGTTTGGGGCGATGCACGGTACCATGATGATATTTATGGCGTTGGTGCCAGCGCTTTTTGCTGGATTTGGCAATTTTGTGGTTCCCTTACAGATTGGAGCACCCGATATGGCCTTTCCCCGGCTGAATATGGCCAGTTTCTGGCTGTTTTTTGTGGGGGTGCTCATTATGATGGTCAGTTTTTTTGTTCCTGGAGGAGCAGCGAAATCGGGATGGACTTCATATACGCCACTGGCTGATTTTGCTGACATGGGGCCGGGTTTTCACCCCATTTTTAATGGCCAAACCCTTTGGCTTATCGGTATGGCCTTTAATATCACGGGAAGTCTGCTGGGCTCAGTGAATATCATTACCACCATCATTCAGTTAAGAACAAAAGGGCTCAGCTGGATGCGTCTGCCTGTTTTTGTGTGGAGTGAATTAGTCACAGCCTTTTTGTTGCTCCTTGCTTTCCCACCATTAGAATCGGCAGCGATCATGCAGCTAATGGATAGGCTTTTTGGAACAAGCTTCTTTTCTCCTGAAGGATTAATTATAAATGGCAAGCATGCGGATATTAGTGGGGGAGGTTCCTCGATTCTGTGGCAGCATCTTTTCTGGTTTTTGGGGCATCCTGAAGTCTATGTTCAGATTCTTCCTACCATGGGAATTGTGGGTGAGATCTTTGCGAACAATACCAGAAAACCGCTTTGGAGTTATAAGGTATTCGTTTATTCGCTTTTGGCTATTGGCTTTTTATCGATGATTGTTTGGGCCCATCATATGTATATGACGGGCATGGGACAGGCAGTAACATCGTTCTTCCAGATCTTTACAACCATCATCTCCATTCCTTCGGTTCTTTTAGGAACGGTCTTGCTTCTTTCACTCTGGGGAGCTTCTATCCGCTTTAATGTCCCGATGCTTTTTGCCCTTGCCTGGCTACCAATGTTTGGCATAGGAGGATTAACGGGTTTGCCCCTAGGATGGACAGCTTCCGATGTGGTCCTGCATGATACTTATTATGTGATCGGACATTTCCATTACATGATGGCACCAGCATCCCTGCTTGCTCTCTTTGCGGGTATTTACTACTGGTTCCCAAAGGCTACGGGCAGATATATGAATGAATTTCTTGGTAAAATTCATTTTTGGCCCACGTTTATATTTTTCAATGGCATCTTTTTCCCAATGCTTGTGCAGGGGTTTGCGGGCGTTCATAGAAGATGGTATGACGGAGGTGCGGGCTGGCAGATGGCTCAAAATGTCTTGTGGTTGAATCAGGTGATGAGTTTTTCTGCCTGGGCTCTAGCGATTGCTCAAATTCCCTTTATTATTAACTTTTTCTGGAGTTTGTTTGCAGGCAAAAAGGTAACCGATGATAATCCCTGGCAAGCAACAACCCTTGAATGGGCAACTCCCACGCCTCCAGGACATGGAAATTTTCTACATCCTGTAGCGGTTTATAGGGATCCTTACGAGTATAGTGTCCCGGGATACAAACAGGATTATTTACCGCAATGGGAACCGGACGAAAGACTAAGTAAAGAAGGAAAATTGTCCCAGGTTCCTTTTTGA
- a CDS encoding DUF3341 domain-containing protein, whose protein sequence is MEHERSKDIYGLGAEFDSIHKLMAAAMELSKLGYTQWEVYSPFPIHGIAHVRRLGKSKVSLFSLVGGLIGLTIALVMVTAISAPRPSFFKEVLSSHLQGLFYPLVVQGKPYLGFQAFVPVLIEMTILFASFSTVIGVFFFNRMPSPYKSVWNWERLSQKAMDDRFFLVVENSDPHFSEDKTKLILKELGAQAVVSIWR, encoded by the coding sequence ATGGAGCATGAGAGAAGCAAGGATATTTATGGATTAGGAGCAGAATTTGATTCCATCCATAAACTAATGGCTGCGGCCATGGAGCTTTCTAAATTGGGTTATACCCAATGGGAAGTTTATTCTCCATTCCCAATCCATGGAATAGCGCATGTAAGGAGACTTGGCAAATCGAAAGTTTCTCTCTTTAGTTTGGTGGGAGGCTTGATTGGCTTGACTATTGCCCTAGTAATGGTAACTGCTATCTCTGCTCCTAGACCCTCATTCTTTAAGGAGGTGTTAAGTAGTCATCTCCAAGGCCTTTTTTATCCTTTGGTGGTCCAAGGTAAGCCATATCTAGGATTTCAAGCTTTTGTTCCCGTTCTGATTGAAATGACGATTCTTTTTGCTTCTTTCAGCACGGTTATCGGTGTGTTCTTTTTTAACCGTATGCCTTCTCCTTATAAATCGGTCTGGAATTGGGAACGATTATCGCAAAAAGCGATGGATGATCGCTTTTTTTTGGTAGTGGAAAATTCTGATCCACATTTTTCAGAAGATAAAACAAAACTTATTTTAAAAGAATTAGGAGCCCAAGCCGTTGTAAGCATTTGGAGATAA
- a CDS encoding c-type cytochrome, with translation MRYFFYICFLLVITVIATAGLRGWKSPKPPLEIFPDMVRQLKVKEQAYSIFFPDGMAARMPVSGTVCWEEPVENPYLSTGIIGEQWGEGFPIALSIDTLKKGKENFEIYCSACHGLAGYGNGIATRFNLFGVPNYHQDHTRELPDGQIFYIISHGQGMMLGYGANLSVEERWAIVAYIRALQKSQNVPFDLLPEEKKQILKEIQHE, from the coding sequence ATGCGGTATTTCTTTTATATTTGTTTTCTTTTAGTGATTACGGTGATAGCCACAGCGGGGCTACGAGGATGGAAAAGTCCAAAGCCTCCATTGGAAATTTTTCCTGACATGGTCAGGCAGTTGAAAGTCAAAGAACAGGCCTATAGCATCTTTTTCCCAGATGGTATGGCAGCCCGAATGCCAGTCAGTGGAACGGTATGTTGGGAGGAGCCGGTGGAAAACCCCTATCTTTCTACAGGAATTATTGGAGAACAGTGGGGAGAAGGATTCCCCATTGCCTTGTCGATCGATACGCTTAAAAAAGGAAAAGAGAACTTCGAAATTTATTGCTCGGCTTGCCATGGATTGGCTGGCTATGGTAATGGAATAGCAACGCGGTTTAATCTTTTTGGGGTTCCAAACTATCATCAGGATCATACAAGAGAGTTACCCGATGGCCAGATTTTTTATATTATTTCTCATGGCCAGGGAATGATGCTGGGCTATGGAGCCAATCTGTCTGTGGAAGAAAGATGGGCTATTGTTGCCTACATTAGGGCCTTGCAAAAAAGCCAAAACGTTCCTTTTGATTTATTGCCTGAGGAAAAAAAACAAATTCTGAAGGAGATCCAGCATGAATGA